The window GGCAACTTTACCGGTCCAGAAACGTATAGTCCAAGCACGTTGATGACcctaaaaataaatgcaaacatattttactaataggaaatatcttaaatattaaaatcctCTTAAACttcataaaacaataatttttggtTACATAAGAGGGTCTctataatttttccaaatttcatttattaacaCAAAATACTTACAATGACAGGAGTTAAGGCTTTGTGAAGACCATCCAATGGGGCTCTGTAGAAGCGTTTGATTGGATTGGTTAATTCTTTTTCTAAAGCGGCTACCTTTTTGGGTTCATGGTGAAGTTCCAAATCTTTTAGCCACTGTTTGCGCCAGGCGCGTTCTTCATCGCTCATGCCAACCAAACGCTCACGTTCTCTGACCATGCGACCAGCAATGGTCATGGGTTTAACACCACCAGTTGGCGaagccatttttattcaattactaaataaatttataagaaaattaatgaataaaattatgaaaattgttgcaaaaaattCGATGTTAACACACTTGCCCcgcttaagaaaaaaattgacaaTTAGATGCACAGCTGTTTGGTTTAAATGTCAAATTTGACATTTGCTAGGAAAGAACAGAGTTGTTATGTGTGTGTTCatctattacaaaaattaaataaatttgtttataagttaatctattacaattttagtttaaaatcttttacaatTATATTGGGTTGTGTTTGGAgaggaataaaaatttaatataattaactgTTATGAAAGAATATAATTgtacaattataaaataataatgttagttTCTTCCTGCTAGATTAATATATATAGCATGACTTTCCATTTTCCCCACACAACGTCTTTCAAATGAAGACACGGACGCTAACTgggtttttatgtaaatatatttgttatttgttggTATTATCATTTTCGTAAGAATAGTTAATTTGACAATAAATAGAATCTAAATAGATTCAGAATCTTGTTagacttactaactaactaactaactaactaactagagttctataaatcgactttcgaataatcgaacaatcgactttttgtcgaaaaaagtcgaaaagtcgaagtcgactattttgttccaaaaaagtcgataactcgactatcgtcgaaaagtcgactttgtaaataaaagtcaaaaagtcggaaagagtcgaaaaaagtcgaaaagtcggaaaaagtcgaaaatagaaagaagtcgaaaaaactcaaaaaattgcaacaaatagaaaaataaataaataaatttttttattattaataataatataatgttaaatggcaacattataaatttacgcttctggcttcggaaaaagtcggaaaaagtcgaaaagttggaaaaagtcgaaaagtcggaaaaagtcgaaaagtcggaaaaagtcggaaaaagtcgaaaagtcggaaaaagtagatatgtcggaaagtcggaaaaagtcgactatttataaaatattaatagtcgaaaagtcgaaaaatcgacttttaattaactaaatgcaaaaagtcgaaaagtcgacttttcataaaatgcaaaaagtcgacttttcataaaatgcaaaaagtcgaaaagtcgacttttcgtttcaactatagaaccctataactaactatatataatatacagtattgttcgaaaacTAAGCTACTTTTTTTgacattgtatacaaagtgctatattttctataataattgttttattcaaaattatataattaataataacattatatgtcaacaatttaataacaacaaaagtttatttcCATTTCGCTctgagttacaagaaaataactgaattaacttCATTAATAGCTGTTCGAATCTGTATGACAATCTttggtccttttgagttccaaacacATTTATGGAATAGAATAGTTACtaccagtgtacacttaataaggtagcctcgtcgctacaacaatacaaaaacaacaggcgatttgttattgtagaataatcccatctgtcaaaaaaagctgtgtgtgtagaatgaaaaagcaacaaataaacacaataaaaatatgagtttttagcaattatttaaatttttaactattaatattaatatattatattaattaaacgtggaatgtctgaaaatcataactatatctattgggaagaccaattttccgaattaaacgtgttttttgtgaaaagtgattggtcgtgttaaaaatagttgaaactgatttggaacgtatgccggagctaaagattttcttttttttatcaagagagaaggataacaaagacatttaatcacgattgacctagaaaactcctttaaaaccataattttcttcactttttaaaatttttacaccttttgcgatttttttctaagtaaacaaacaggaattttgacagataagattgtaaaagctgatgatcagctgtgcggacgaggctaccttattaagtgtacactggttaCTACCCTACAAGAACAGTGGCAGTCATTTGACTGACACTAGTGAAGGAAATATCGATCATTGCCTAGAACAAAGTTTCAATCAAGTTCTTAAGAGCAATATGAAAAACTTGATGGAAACCATCATTATTGATGGAATTAtccattaactattttttttaacaattttttaagaaaaatgtcgcaagtgtgttagtaaaattattttgtatgtgttagttttGGTCATACATTTCTTGTAGGGTAGTGGAGTTCGTAATGAATCCCAAGCGGATTTTAAACCATTCGCAAGCTGCAATGTCTTTTTAAACTGCGAGTTTCGATCCAGCGTTTCAGCATCTCCAAGGAACTTGAGTCGGAAGATTTTGATtgacaatcaaataatttgggtTCGATTACTAgataactactcttagatcaactttGCCAAAGCttttggttcattatcatgctgaaaatcgcaataaagtaagATGTTCTGTTTGTTGTTCTCaatcatataattcattttgtGGGCGAAAAACGTCTCACGAAGAAAAACAATCCAACTCTGTTTGTGTTTCAACATCAGGACTAACCCTTCTCTTCAAAAAACATGGCCACGCCCTTAAATTTTTCTCTCCATTCGTTATTGGGCCTTCACTAAAAGGATTAGTTATAATATTTCCTTCAGCCTTTGAGCCTCACATATTCTGTCTGAATTTAAGGAGGAAAATGTTGACccgtttatatataaaacttttttttttttttttagttttgcgcaatctatttaaatattctactcaaaattgtacaaaacttgtgaaaaaatcgaatttctttaagtaaactATATGCCATGTCGCTGCGGGATTTTTATGCGTTTACATGATCGtcattctcttttgaagttttttgatTGAGATACACACAGAGAAATCTCTGATgttaaacatgaaaataagttCCTGTTTGCCGAATGTTATTTTTCTGAGTAAATcagttaaataatgaaaatttttaaaaatgtttaatcatcGACACAAACTCCTTAACAAATGTAGTATCCGCTTCTATGTTAGTTTTAACTGCACGGAGTTTACATTAAGGTCCCTCTTATAtcttaaattgcaaataaatgcatttccgatggcaatgaataaaaataattgtttatgctatagttttttctaacatttattcataaaaagtccaaaatgtaacgcttttttaacatttcatataGTAAAGTAGTACGCTATACAACACTAGAAAAtgttacaaacttttctttcagtgcaAAGAATGcgaaaacaaaaactgaagtGGTAAGACAAGAAAATTTTACGTTCTGCCGATGTCGGATTTAGATGAAACCATCCATACTcttctgtaaaaaattttgacagatcatacaACACAAGTTTCTCGTTTGAGGGTGGCTTAAGAATGAGCATGGGTAGAACGTTGAAAACCCTTTAAAAATGATTATTAGTTGCCATATTGAAAACCCTAAAACGTTTTAAACAAATCTGGCAACTTTAGCTTTACTACAAATCAACTCTaatttaagttcgaaaatttatCGTATACATCAACCGGAAGTAGAAGCATAACAAGTCAAAGTAAGAAAACAATGCACTACATACTCAAACTAGAAAGGGGGACCTTGAGGGGCATATATTTGGGGggtgttttttttctgtataaaacacaacaactttatgttaaaatatatgAAGAGTACATCCAGCCAACAATCGTCGAACCAACCAAGCAACATAACGTTAACGAAACAATAACGAAGCCTCAGTTTAGTGCGTGAACCCTTCGAATGTGGATGTCTTTCGTAACCAAGACAACccataaagaaaatatagaaaaatttcaattcaaagcTGTGTGAACgcgttttgaaaagaaatcaaaaagaaaatttaaaagatataaaaaaaatctgtttttgcaCAATATCCAATGAAATACCATGAAAAAGATGTGAATTTTTAAtcgaaaaaagtaataaataaaaat of the Lucilia cuprina isolate Lc7/37 chromosome 2, ASM2204524v1, whole genome shotgun sequence genome contains:
- the LOC111685429 gene encoding uncharacterized protein LOC111685429, which codes for MASPTGGVKPMTIAGRMVRERERLVGMSDEERAWRKQWLKDLELHHEPKKVAALEKELTNPIKRFYRAPLDGLHKALTPVIGHQRAWTIRFWTGKVALFGTFVYAATYYFKYNQNDWTRKGGWRVITSRKACNPGDEGFPKLSERSQPGDYAARGFKQSPI